In Isoptericola jiangsuensis, the following proteins share a genomic window:
- a CDS encoding FAD-binding oxidoreductase, with product MTTTTQTVPERAALATARITELLGPDVVTTDPELLLKTSADWSRMSPILQEKVPAGRYMPDAVVRPRTADDVARVLQVAYEHDVPVTPRGSGTGNYGQATPFDGGLVLDLRGLDTITVNPSGTVSAGAGAKITAIDAAARAAGRDIWIYPSTKGSTIGGFVGGGSAGTGTIEHGSTSDGYVVAVTVAPMDGSGTTFTVRGADAMPYVHVYGVTGVVVEVEVATEPAREWVAVYAAFDDWASMVQVHRSLLDLPVLPRLASADPPALVPSLPAAVELDPTRHSLRVIAEASTVAEVEARVLAAGGTVVATFADYAETDRLSSMSYNHPVYFLQKAHPERTWFHMETGGKAHWDDPDAVRAVYDGEVHLHLELMGHAPLAMVVADYVSEEQVLDGIPRLEALGLGVHSPHQWYVDRHVELARATARSTDPKGLLNPGKLVDSPPEDTRVNIGVR from the coding sequence ATGACCACCACCACGCAGACCGTCCCCGAGCGGGCGGCGCTCGCCACCGCGCGCATCACGGAGCTCCTCGGCCCCGACGTCGTCACCACCGACCCCGAGCTGCTGCTCAAGACGTCGGCGGACTGGTCCCGGATGTCGCCGATCCTCCAGGAGAAGGTGCCGGCCGGCCGGTACATGCCGGACGCCGTCGTGCGACCCCGCACGGCCGACGACGTCGCCCGCGTCCTCCAGGTCGCCTACGAGCACGACGTCCCCGTCACCCCGCGCGGGTCCGGCACGGGCAACTACGGCCAGGCCACCCCGTTCGACGGCGGCCTCGTGCTGGACCTGCGCGGCCTCGACACGATCACCGTCAACCCGTCGGGCACGGTCAGCGCCGGGGCCGGGGCGAAGATCACCGCGATCGACGCCGCGGCGCGCGCCGCGGGCCGCGACATCTGGATCTACCCCTCCACCAAGGGCTCGACCATCGGCGGGTTCGTCGGCGGCGGGTCCGCCGGCACCGGCACGATCGAGCACGGCTCCACCTCCGACGGGTACGTCGTGGCCGTGACCGTCGCCCCCATGGACGGCAGCGGCACCACGTTCACCGTCCGCGGCGCCGACGCCATGCCGTACGTGCACGTGTACGGCGTCACGGGCGTCGTCGTCGAGGTCGAGGTCGCCACCGAACCCGCGCGGGAGTGGGTCGCCGTCTACGCGGCGTTCGACGACTGGGCGTCCATGGTGCAGGTGCACCGGTCCCTCCTGGACCTGCCGGTGCTGCCGCGCCTGGCGTCGGCCGACCCGCCGGCGCTGGTGCCCAGCCTGCCCGCCGCCGTCGAGCTCGACCCGACCCGGCACAGCCTGCGCGTCATCGCCGAGGCCTCCACCGTCGCCGAGGTCGAAGCCCGCGTGCTCGCCGCCGGCGGGACCGTCGTGGCCACGTTCGCGGACTACGCCGAGACCGACCGGCTCTCCTCGATGTCGTACAACCACCCCGTCTACTTCCTCCAGAAGGCGCACCCCGAGCGCACCTGGTTCCACATGGAGACCGGCGGGAAGGCCCACTGGGACGACCCCGACGCCGTCCGGGCCGTCTACGACGGCGAGGTCCACCTCCACCTGGAGCTCATGGGGCACGCGCCGCTCGCGATGGTCGTCGCGGACTACGTCTCCGAGGAGCAGGTGCTCGACGGCATCCCGCGGCTCGAGGCGCTGGGGCTCGGCGTCCACTCCCCGCACCAGTGGTACGTCGACCGGCACGTCGAGCTCGCCCGCGCCACGGCGCGCTCCACCGACCCGAAGGGGCTGCTCAACCCCGGCAAGCTGGTCGACTCCCCGCCGGAGGACACCCGCGTCAACATCGGGGTCCGCTGA